ATGTGTAAAATTGGGCAGTTTAATCTGTATTCAAACGAAATGCTGATGTTCCAGCTAATAAGGAAACATTTGAGTTGGTTTGGGAATAAGGAAGTGCAGGTTATTTAGAGGGTAGGCTTGtgtggtcttcctggctctggcaCCTGCCATGTGGACAATTTGAGTGAGCATCAAGACAGGAGCCTGCTAAAGCTTTCTGTCGGAAGCAAAAAGTTGTTTAGCCATATAGAAAAGCTTCAAGTTGTCTTTGAAGTAAAAGGTAAAATGAATTCCCTTTACTCAagctaaatttttattttggcaTGTGCAGGTAGCAAGAGATTGCTTCTGGAAACTACTCTTAGATGTTATTTTTTATAGTATgtagaaaggaatgaagaaaaggggaaaatcctTGTATTCATAGATATCAGATTGGTTTATTTACGTTTCTTTCTTGCAGGGAAATTGCAAAGAAGACAGCCTGGCAAGCTACGAATTAATATGCAGCTTACAGTCTTTAATAATTTCAGTGGAACAACTTCAGGCCAATTTTCTTTTGAACCCAGAGAAATACACTGATGAACTTGCTACTCAGCCACGGCGGCTGCTTAACACTCTGAGGTAAAGCCTAGAGtgaaatttaaatgttttctccAAACTGGTGAGCACAGTGCAGCAGAACATTGATGTCAGAGCTGCGGTGTGTATGTTGTACGTGTTATATAAGTTCAGCCTTTTAAACATTGTCTGTGCAAACCCCACCCACTGCCACAGCAAGAAGCAGTTTAAATTGAGTCTAGGACTCtctggggagctaggtggtgcggtggatagagtgctgggcctggggtcaggaagacttgtcttttctgagttcagatatggcctaagatacttactatctgtgtaactctgggcaagtcattttacacagttcgcctcagtttcctcatctgtgaaggagttggagaatgaaatgcaaaccactccattgtctcTGCCAAGGTTAAAAACCCCCCAAATCACAGAAATTTatacatgactaaaatgaccaaaTAACAGTTAATTGCTAGGTTCTTTTTGTTTATTGaatcattttttgaaattttgaaaagcaTCAACTTTGGCTGCATGCTTCCTGAACAGGCGAAGGAGAAAAACTGGAGGTTCGGTGCATTTGTATACTGATTAAAAGAGAAAGGCCCTTATTGTTAAATTCTAATCTATTTCCTAGTGAGCGGTTCTTGGTCTTGACTCACCTGCTTTTTTGCTGGTTTGTTTGGTATTTGGGTATTTTGGTTGTGTTTTCTGGGGCAAGGGGAGAGATGTTGATTTTGGTCATTAAAAGGAGATGCACTATGTGGGAAGGAGGGGGGGTCTTATTTAAGAATATTGTCAATGTCACTGGCTAATGGcgctattttaaatggaaagaatgaagttGCGTGTTAGAGAACAGTGGCAGTCATTTGAGTGACAGCTTGTTCTTTGCAGGGAGCTGAACCCCATGTATGAAGGCTACCTGCAACATGATGCTCAGGAGGTACTGCAGTGCATCTTGGGAAACATTCAGGAGACATGCCAGCTCCTGAAGAAGGAAGAGCTGAGAAGCGCGCCAGCAGAAGCAtcacctccccctcctcctcccaaagaAGGTAGTGAAACAAACACCATTGAGGATGACGGAGAAGGGAAAGACAGGTTCctgaagggaaatgggaaaaggaaaagtgACAGCGAAGTGGGAAACCCCAAGAAGAAGTCTAAGCTGTCCAAGGAGCCCACGGCAGCCGAAGAAAACCAGAGGCAGACGCGGTCCAAGAGAAAAGCTGCTGGGGACGCTCGCTTGGAAAGTTCTCCTGAAACGATGCCTAAAAGTGCTGCTGATGGAGATAGTGCCCGGCCGAACCACAAGAAATCAAGGCTCAAAGTAAACTGGCTGAAGCCTGCTACCAAACAGCCCAGCATCCTTTCCAAGTTCTGCAGTCTGGGGAAAATCACCACACATTCAGGACCCAAAGGGCCTTTGAAAGAAACTGATGGCAGTTGTGAGGAGGACTTGAAAAGGGAAACCAAGGGCACCTTGAAAGATGACTCTGGGGAGCCTGCACCCCCAGAGAACAGTGTGGAAGACAAAGAAATGCAGTCTTTGAGAAACAAAGGTCAGTACTGATGCCTTCCCAGAATCCACCAGAAGCAGAGTGGAGCTTGACCCTCCTTTGTCGGGCTCAGCCCCAGGCACTTGGGGTAGGGGGAGTactctggggtgggggagtgttTTAAGGTGGGAAGATTTGGAGTCAGTGTTTAAAGGCAGCAGCAGAGTCAGCACCATAGACTTCtgtcttttgactatttatctagGCCTCTCATTAAcagttttaaaacttttaattaCTCTTGGCTGCTGTAGGGTTCTAGGAAAAATGAGTGCTATAGTGGGGGTGAGCTGTCATTGTGCTGATAGTGCCAGCTGGACTGCGGTACCCAGGTAGTTGAAAGGGCATATGGAGAAATTGCTTGAATCACCCTGATTTTCTGTAGAGGTGCCTTAAACAAGGAAAACCAAACCTTTGGGACTTTGTcctagaagagaaaggaaggtgaTTCAGTATGCAGTGTTTCCTTTCAGGCTGTGCTGACTGGCTGAGAGAGTAGAGTGGGTCAGAAAAAAAGAGCTTCAAGTTTGCTCATGTGGTGTTCATTTAAGACACTTGGAGTGGGAGTTCTCAGTGTTTGAGTCGGAGTTCACCTTCCTTGTAGGGGTGGAACAAGTTTGTTTCGAGTTGGTGGAGAAATTATTCCAAGGCCAGCTGGTGCTGAGAACTCGGTGCTTGGAGTGTGAAAGTTTAACAGAGAGGAGGGAAGACTTCCAAGACATCAGCGTCCCAGTCCAAGAGGAGGAGTTTTCCAAAGTGCAGGAAAGTTCAGAGAGTGAGTATGATGAGCAACATCAGCGAAGCCCGCTAGGCACTGCTCTTGGCTGAAAAAAGGTGAATCGAGGCATGTGTGATTCCAAACAAGTTGGCTGTTACATCATAAGTGTAAACCAGTCTCCTGTTGAGAGCTGTTCCAAGGCTAGGGTTCCCCCTATCTAGTGTCATTGTCATTACATGTATCTGAAGACTGAAACCCTGCTCAGATGTCCCTGTGTAACAGTGTCCCTGTAGAACAACACTGTCTTGCTGTGTTTAAGTGGGGGATTCCTGGAAGCATTATTTGGGGGAAGCAAGACATTTTTGGATTCTCGTTAGATTGCACTCAAAGGTTGACTTTGAGGGACTTTTTGACCTCCACCCTTTTTAGGTCTCCCATGTGGTGAGTTGGTTTTTCTTTCTGCCCCTTGTTTTAATGGCTTTCAACCGTCTTCCACTTTAAAAGCATGTTGGGTGCCtcattttcttgattttggaAATTTATAAAATCTGGCTTATGTGATACAGGTCACGCTACACATATGAACTAGAAGAGGAGATTAAATTTTAGCTCCTTGACTCTCACCTTCCAAGAGCCATTTCTTACCATCAGCAAATGCACACTTGACAGTAACATTTGGTGTAGGCAAACAATGGTATCCTGCATGTATCTAGAAGGCGGCCAGCTTCTGAATCTGACCACCATCCATTCGCCTGAGCAAGTCCTGGCTTTTCTTTTAGTACTCATTTTGAGGTTTTGTGATTTTGTTAAATGTGACCAAGAAACAATGTATGTGAGTGACAGAACATGATTTTCTTGTGCAGTTTCTCCAGAGCCCAAGACAGAGCTGAAGAGTTTGAAGTGGGCCATCTCTCAGTTTGCTTCCGTGGAGAGGATCGTGGGTGAGGACAAATACTTCTGCGAGAATTGTCATCATTACACAGAGGCGGAAAGAAGCCTCCTTTTTGACAAGATGCCTGAGGTGATAACCATCCACTTGAAGTGTTTTGCTGCCTCTGGCTTGGAGTGAGTATCAGACAAAGTTTGATCAAAGTGGTGGTACCCAAACATCCTAGCACACACTCCCCAGCATTCCAGCTCTCTAGGGGGTGCTACCATTAtcaggggagaggtgagaagtcTCTTCACAAATGGGGACCTGTTTTTCCTCATAGTATACATGGAATGTGACAGTCAAAGGACCAGAGGTCATGTAGCGTAAAAGACAAATGTCTCCTTTATATCATCCTGCAGTTGTGAGGCAGACCAGATACTTAATTTGTCCTCAGACTTTTGTCATGAATCCATTCATCAGAATGTTTGAACTACACACCAGAAACAAATTCAATTAGGGTTGTCATTTCATAATCCAAGTGGGCCCAGATGAAATATTTTTTGTCTGTGCGATGAATATTACACGACTTGTCTTTTCCTTTTGACAGATTTGATTGTTATGGTGGAGGACTCTCCAAGATCAATACTCCCTTGTTGACACCCCTGAAGCTGTCCCTAGAAGAGTGGAGCACCAAGCCAACCAATGATAGCTACGGACTGTTCGCAGTGGTAATGCACAGTGGGATCACCATCAGCAGCGGCCACTATACTGCTTCTGTTAAAGTCACCGACCTTAATAGTCTGGAACTCGATACGGAGAATTTTGTGGTGGACCAAGTGTATGAGATGGCTAAGCCTGACCCACTGAACGACGATGCCGCCAAGGCTCTGGCTGACGATTACGATGACGAAGTGTCCTTCCGAGTCAGCGGGAGCGCACAGCCCAGCAAAGTCCTGAGCAAAAAAAGTGTGGAAGCTGTTGGCCTTCTTGGGGGACAGAAGAGTAGGCCGGACTATGACTTCTGCAGCAGCCACCGAGCATCCAACGCAGAGAAGGGCATCGGGACCTTGCCTGAAAACAGAAGCCCCGAGTCCAGCAGCACAAACGGGACCCAGGAGCTGGACAGAAGCAAGGAGCCCAATGGCCAGATGGATGCTAATGCAAACAGGCCAGAAAGCAAAGTGTCCGATGTGCTGCAGAGCTTGAAAGAGTATGAGGGCAAGTGGCTGCTCTTTGATGATTCTGAAGTGAAAGTGACGGAAGAAAAAGACTTTCTGAATTCACTTTCCCCTGCGACATCCTCCACGTCTACTCCTTACCTACTGTTTTATAAGAAAATTATAGAGTGAGTGTATTTTCCTTGTGTATATAAACAGATTACAGCAAGGACTCCTGAGGTAGCAGCTCATTGGCCTTTGGAAGCTCCTGGGTTATTACTGGTCTCTAGTTTTTGTATGAATAGTGAAATCTGAATGACTGAAAACCTGGTTAATTTCTAGAATTCATTTTCCATGTTCACTAACCACTCTGCTGGAGACTAGCAATACATTAGCTTCTGAGGACAAACTTGTGTAGGTTCTGGAACAATTTGTCCAAATAGAGctatttaaaaaacactttttaaagaaagttttacACCTGTCTCTTGTattggcttttaaaaataaagtgctgTATTTGTATTTTCCATATTTTGGAATAATTATATCTACTGCCAATGTTTATAGATCGTGTGGTTTTGTAAATTAGGAGGCAGTCATCTCATTGCATTTAGTTTTATAACAAAGTTATGAAGCAGAATCCTTGAAGGTTGTTAAGACACACAGATTCTAGAACTTGCATGTTCACACTGGCGTGAATTCTGTGCCTTGGATCACTTTGGAAGGTGTATCTCAGAAGCCCTTGGACAACATCCTTGCCCATCACTACCTTAGGAGgattttatagatatatatatatttatgattaTGATTTTGTACTTTAGATCAGTCTAGGTTTGGACAAGAGTAGTCTGTATTTCTTCATAGTCACATTGCTATATAATTTGTAAATAGGATATAAAAGTTTAGAAGTATGacctttagggtttttttttttttttagagagggAGGGCATTCAATTTAAAATGTTTAGCAGCAATGTATACAAACTCACTAAAGTTTTGTACTTACAGCTTTCTACCCTAAAGCATCTGGTTACTTTCAAGAATagaatttgtgtatatatgtggaatAAACATTCATAATTACCTTTACAACATTATTTTCTTGTATGAAAAGTAATATACTAGCTTTACCAGTCCTTAAAGAATG
The DNA window shown above is from Notamacropus eugenii isolate mMacEug1 chromosome 2, mMacEug1.pri_v2, whole genome shotgun sequence and carries:
- the USP1 gene encoding ubiquitin carboxyl-terminal hydrolase 1; this translates as MPGVVPSESQGPAARGSPKKSRLSLKFFQRKETKRALDFADAQDEEERDGDGAGPDVDQVVPAAAAQPSPLGCEKRENLLPFVGLNNLGNTCYLNSVLQVLYFCPGFKTGVKHLFNVITRKRESLKEEADAKADKGNCKEDSLASYELICSLQSLIISVEQLQANFLLNPEKYTDELATQPRRLLNTLRELNPMYEGYLQHDAQEVLQCILGNIQETCQLLKKEELRSAPAEASPPPPPPKEGSETNTIEDDGEGKDRFLKGNGKRKSDSEVGNPKKKSKLSKEPTAAEENQRQTRSKRKAAGDARLESSPETMPKSAADGDSARPNHKKSRLKVNWLKPATKQPSILSKFCSLGKITTHSGPKGPLKETDGSCEEDLKRETKGTLKDDSGEPAPPENSVEDKEMQSLRNKGVEQVCFELVEKLFQGQLVLRTRCLECESLTERREDFQDISVPVQEEEFSKVQESSEISPEPKTELKSLKWAISQFASVERIVGEDKYFCENCHHYTEAERSLLFDKMPEVITIHLKCFAASGLEFDCYGGGLSKINTPLLTPLKLSLEEWSTKPTNDSYGLFAVVMHSGITISSGHYTASVKVTDLNSLELDTENFVVDQVYEMAKPDPLNDDAAKALADDYDDEVSFRVSGSAQPSKVLSKKSVEAVGLLGGQKSRPDYDFCSSHRASNAEKGIGTLPENRSPESSSTNGTQELDRSKEPNGQMDANANRPESKVSDVLQSLKEYEGKWLLFDDSEVKVTEEKDFLNSLSPATSSTSTPYLLFYKKIIEWWFPEMDPVLGVCAAARLGFYSGYR